DNA sequence from the Carassius carassius chromosome 6, fCarCar2.1, whole genome shotgun sequence genome:
CGACAAATTGTGAACATTTGTAACAAATGCTTATATTGAATACTGAATAAAAGTCACTAGTTTTTTGCAACAATTAATATTTTCACCCTCttaatcataaaataatattatggcCACGCTTTTTGAAAGTTTGTGTTATATTGCCATCTACAGGCAACAGTGTTCCTGAAGTTACTACGTAGCatttatgaaagaaagaaagaaagaaacagcatttctgcactgtaattatttattttatttcatgaaatgtattaataaaataatacaagtattactatcataataataataataataatcatcatcatccacaTTATCACcatttcagaaataatttaatCGATCTGTTTTTCTATTCCTAGTCCCTAATTTGTCTCAGTACCTCACTGAGCTCTCCATTAAGGCTATGTACTCTTTTTTCAGTCTCTGACAAAGTTCATTTCTGTCATGGACTCTGGTCCACATAGACATCTATTTAAAGAAACCCATAACAATTATTATGATTCACACTATGTCGAAACTATGGTTGCTACAGAAAAGATTGTATTAGCTTACCACATAATGGCATCAGGACAGAAAAAGTCACAAATCTTCAAAAGTTATGCACACATAGACATAAAATATACACTTGTACATAATATGCCATTTAAAAGTTTCAGTAAAAtgttaagatagatagatagatagatagatagatagatagatagatagatagatagatagacagatactttatttaatcataataaatacttttaataaatactattattcTGCATTATGCAGGAGGCATTAAAGCAATCAAAAGTGGCTTTTAAAATTCTGTTCTTCTgaacattaaaacaacaacaacaaaacactggagtaatgagtgctgaaaatattttaaatagaacagttattttatattgtgataaTAACTCACAGTATTTCTTGGTTAAGCCTTGGTTagccttgatgaacataagagTCAAAAAAATTGTACAGACCCCAAATGGTAAAGTGTGTGATTAAGCACAGGTATTTAAGTAGAGTGTAAATGTTATATGTCACTACTACTATGCTTATCAAGGCCAGGATATAAACAGTTTTTGAGGTTAACAATTTTGTAATGCAAAtcaaatcaacaaacaaacacCCCCAGGTACAGACAGACCTTGTTTTAcgtagaaaatgaaataaaataaaataaaaataaatatataacgttTTGCTGTCTACAACAAAAAAGACTATGAAATAGGGTTACATAATTAACCATGTTGGTTATTTATGATAACCAAACCTAAACAGCCTTTTTCTTAAAGTAAAATAGATATTAAATAGTGAGATTTTTGCTGATTGATTTTTAATGCCATCTACTGGACTCCTAAGGTTCTTGTACAGTTTAGAAATGAGAAAGGTCAATACAGCCGAGGAAACACAAACCTTTTCAGTCTGGTTCTTCTGTCTGGAATACTCAGCCCCTAAACCATGTAATCACTAAGTGGAGATGACCACACTAATTGCCATAATTATTGTTTTGAAGAAATGTTGGTTAAATCTTGTTTTTTCATTCTCAGTCAGACAATAATTTGTCTCCTTACCTCACAGAACAAACAGCTCTTCATTCAGCCTCTGTATTAATCTGTCAGGAAGCTCAGTTCTGATCTAAAGCACTGGTGCATGTGCTCTATATCTATTAAGTATTCAATATTTTTAATgacttaataataatgataactaaTCAAAACACACATACTGTGAATACAGATGTACTTAAACTCAGACAATAAATTGATGAAAACAATTAGCAGCTCAGTTGACCATAATGATACATGTCTATATATGACGCGATATAGACAAATTGAGACCCATTATACCGTATGTGTCACAGCTACAGCAACCTGATATTATAAGAAGGCATACACCAGTTTAAAAAGCAAAGGGGAAAAGACGCTAATGGTTTGCACTTCTGCTCTGCCTTGAATGTacttttattttctctaataTTCTGCATTTATAGACTGTTATTGATTTATTGACCATTTATAGACTATTagtagtatgtatatatatatatatatatatatattcagcaccAGTAGGGAgtctttcaatttatttatttatttttttattcacagaTTACCAATATGAAGTTTCAGGTCATCTTTTCAATGTCTGGTCTTCTCAGCATTTGCACTTGTGCTCCTGTAAGTGTCCATTGATAAATTCATGTTTTCATCTTCAATCTATAATAACAAATCTGTTTGTGTTTCTCAGATCTACCAGCCACAATTCGGAATAATTGCAAGTAACAGTAATGAGGTATGTTTCTTATGCATTCTGTCATGAATTTTATAGtggatattatataataaattctaccatttaaaagtttagggtcaatAAGATGTTGTAAACGTTTCTATTGCTCAccaagacagcatttatttgattaaaagcaGTAATggtgcaaaatattattacaaattaaaataatgcttttctattttaatatttctaaatataatttaaggctgtagcaaagcttaattttcagcatcattactgcagtcttcagtgtcacatgatacttcagaaatcgttctatgCTGATGAGCTGACTTTTTTTTGGGATtcattgattaatagaaagttaacaataaatattttgcatACTTGTAAATGTATTAACTGTCAAAAAATATGGtgtataaaaacatatattaaattattaatcccaaacttttgaaaggtagtgttcattttttgttttctgaTATTCTCATGTCTCTTTTTCCTTCTTTGGAGGTTTTGCGTCTCAATGGACTCACTCTGGCAGGTGTGGGTCCAGGACAGGTAATTCAGCATCCAGTCATGTACAAAAAAACTAATAGGAAGATAGCGTGAGCATTTGAAAGTAAAATCTGCCATAACGTAATGACAGAGATATATAATTTCTTAACCTGAAACAAggtcgtccccttggaattataaggttctatctgctatttttgtcaaaattgagttattaccatattgttattctgtgacTTCTGtgaacttatttacattatgtgatagattttttttatgttgtatacattatgggatttttatttaaaaaacaataaggttctatctacacagtcgaatagaatgcaaaaactttgTGGCTCAatttctcaaaactactcggaatgcagatagaacctaaTAATTCCAAGGTGACGAGGTTATCTTAATATGGTATTGTGTTGGTATGGTGCTCATATTCAGTGCTCGAATTGAGTCaagtcttatggggggtccccaagtttttttgggaggggggctggttagtctcgcaatatacactttatacaaaatatacaatatatttgatcataatatgcataaatatatactatttattaaaaacgcttgaattaacatacatacatatatatatatatatatatatatatatatatatatatatatatatatatatatatatatatatatatcttcttttaAATTACTTACTTGAGTAATATGGATTTAGAGGGTGACAAAGCAGCAGACTCAAAAGGGCAGCTATGGCAAATATACCAGGGCACTACATATAAGGCACTTGAACACCCGTAAAAGCAAGTGActtcaaaatacattgaaatgtctCAAAAACAGTAGAAAATAATCAGATGGCTTCCAGTCTCACTGGATGGTATCACTGTCAGATTCAACAGTGGCACAgggataattatttcataatgtctccGAAAGCAGTGAAAAGAGAGCAGTCAGTAACTTCAAAAGGATATCTATCTTCACAACTTTTTTATTACTTAAACAGTAGCAAAAGAATGGAAAAATACTATCAGGCTGTAATGATGTAGTATGAACCCAGGTGCGGGAGTTTTACTCAAAGAGTGCAGGGCAACTGGGCAAACAGGATACAGTCTTTGGAATAGTTTATAAGTTTAACATAGGGATGTCCAGGAGATTctcaaaaaaaaatctgttatccaTCTTCATCGAGATCTCTAGCACTAGCACTCCTGTAGAACCAGGactgttaattatgaaaaaaatagtaaCGTAAGCCTAAATGTTTCCAATATATGCTAGGAATATAAAAGCCCCGACATGCAGTGGATAACTGTTAGATATAAAGTAGAAAGATATATAGCGAGAGACAATTACCCCTCAATAAAGTCAGTAAGAAGCTTTCTCTTCCCGACTGCGAGTGGaggtttatttttctccatattttaaaagctaaaattagCTTCACCGGAGCGGCGCCAAACAAACAGTCCTGTCGACGATgtcatactaaaataaaaatatccgagGGACCcccctaattctattttttacttcttatggggggtccctaataccttatggggggtcccggatccccccagccccccctcaattcgagcaCTGCTCATATTATAATGGCCTCATTTAAATCATTGCTTTCTTTCTCTTTAGGGTACTGCATTTTTCCCTCCCTTCCTGATTCAACAGCAGCCCCCACAGGTGCTAAACTTCAACCCTGCGATGCAGGGACCCTTCCTGCCCCCTCAAATAAACCAGCTGAACCCAGCACAGTTGCCCCCATTGCTGCAGGAGCAGCCTATACCTGGCATCGGTCCCAACTATGGGATACCAACACAGAACCTTCCCCCGGTACAAACATACAGGGAACATCATGAACTCATGGTCAAAAAACCCAAGTTTTTTGGAATTATTCTCACAAATTTTGTCTGGAGagtaaaaaaatgaatgtttgttttTAGGGATTTCCATTCTTCCTGAATAATCTATATCCTCAGAGGAACACTCCTGTAAGGTTGATACCTAACCAGAACACTGGCCCAAGTATTCAAGGCCAGGACACGATGCAACCAATGCAGCCAGTGCAACCAATGCAACCAATGCAGCCAATGGAGCCAGTGCAACCAATGCAACCAATGCAGCCAATGCAACCAGTGCAACCAATGCAACCAATACAACCAATCCAGGTATTGTAAAACCTTTTCTTCCTCACATTTTCTTCTCCTTTCAATTGATTGACTaggcaaaaatgttatttttgcaaagaaaaatgattaaattaaaagtGTATTACCTCCATgaagaaaacaatgaaaatgcattttttgtttgaaacatctcaaaaatattaaatatatgtaatataatgaatacataattattttagtaaatagttaataaatatttaatatgaaattattaaatgtaattacatgaATCACATTAATCTGATGTAGTCTTAAGGGGCTTGTATTTGTGTTTTCTTAGACATTTGAAAGAGAATGTTTCACATTTTTCAGAACAGGGGAAAGTCAGACCCGAAGGTAACGTCTGCTCCTGATTACCGTGGTGATCGGCCCGGTCCGGGAACTGGAGAGGTgttttcagaagcaatcttttgTTAAGATGTTGTTAATATCCAAACCTGACAAAATATTGCTGGGCAGAATAATTACTGTAGAATTCATAGACAGTTTGTTAACCAGTCCTGTCTCTGACAGGGGCATCCTGGGTTCCCATTGTTTGAGCCATAGGCTCAGaagatttcattattaaaaaggtattcaaatttgtatattataataaGATATCATACCAGTTAAATTATCGGCATATAAATTTGTCATTGGTTTTCCAGATATCCCATCATGGAGACCCCTCACAGGAGACATTTTAGTTCAACTTGGACATATCCATgtgttaccaaataaataaaagatgaacAATTCATTTTgcctattgttttttatttttttttatgttgaaaatTCTATTTTTTACTTCTACTGAAACTTGATTAGGACCTGTGCTTTCTAGTATTAACAATTAAGAATAAATCACCCCACTTTAGTGACAAAAATGATCAAAATAGTTTTAATGAGCAGATTCTCAAGAGTAATGAttcaagcaaaaaaaataaataataataataaataaaaagtacagtGAACAACTATAAAGAGGCATTAAttagcaaaaaaattttttttaaatttatttattgcatgttCTGCAATCTGTCTTCCCAATGTGGTTTTTGAATGTGGTTCTTTCCTAGTTTGTCCCGCGATTACTTTCAGACTCTGTCTGGTGAATCAGAGTCAAAAGCAATGTTGAAAGAATTAATGAACGATATTAATGAAATAGAAATAAGatcatctaaaatatatattcaaataattcaaAACCAGTTGTCTTTCTTAACTTAAGAACCAAAATACTGACCTTCATGAATGATTGGAGCTGCAAAGAAAACCAGGACATTCAAAAGATGAAGATAAATCAAGAAACAAGAAAGAGAATGCTATTGGTGGTGAAAATGATTCTAGGTACTGGCAGATATCTGTATAATGTAACCGATATGATATTAGTACATGGTCCTGATTATTCACAAGCTGTGTAATGCCATATTCAAATGAGGTTTGCTGATAAGAACAAATATACAACAGACTGgtattatttgatttaatatttaatctggGCATTCATGCCCAGATGGGTCATTTATAGACTACAGATGAAGGTGATATGACTTACCAATGCAATTGGATTGTAGATGAGCTTCACATAAGGCTGTTAGATATAGAAACTATATTTACAGAGATGGATCTGGTAAATGGAATTGAAATGTTCATTTAATGTTATCTTTCTTTAATATATGTTATCCTTTtgtatatttctatttatatttctctctctatatatatcctatatataaacaataacttTACCCCCAGTTCCTGAGGTCTACTCACTCCACTCTGTAAATAAGTCACAAATGGAATACATTGAACATACAACATGAAACATTACCATATctaaaagatctaagactttatTACCATTTTTGGCGGCTGCATCTGTCCTTTGCCCTGGATGGAAAGCACATATTTTCTGTGTATATCATAcaacttttacatttactttcttaaaactttttgtttgtttatattatatatcctATTATCTGTCCAATGAAAATACGTTTGCAAATGCAAAATGAATGTCACAGTATTATATTTACTTGGACTGTTTAATTCACTTCCTTTTGGCAAGAGGAAGACATTCTCTCCCTAGAAAGAAAAgccaaaatttattcagattttatattctgttttattgcattttcatatCTTAAAATACAGTGTGTTAGGTTCATAAATGTCTATTTCCCTAATTTAGTGATATTACCTCCTTTAGATGGAAAGCACTAACATTCTGTTAAAGGGAGAACATATTAATGTTTAGCTTTTTGATTTACTCATCTCAAAATATTAAAGATGACTTCTACTTCAGGgtacaaaacaacagcaccatAAGTTTCACTCACCTGCAAAGTGACATTGTCAGCCTATGTTGATCTAAgtgagtaaaaatatttcaacagaTTAGAGACTTCAGATGCATTTAGTTCATGACATTTACCTCTGGTTTcatagacaaggcttaagcctagtctcAGACTAAACTGCATGTCTgggctgttttaactgaaagacACTTGCACTGACATATcctaaaatataagtttttttaataaatacattttgtcttGAGATGTTCCTAAATGTCTttattgaactatggcctaatacTGGTttaaaccctgtctgtgaaaccaggccatatTGTTTTAGCTGAATTGTCAACATCTTACCTTGAAGACTGGTATGAACtgcctgttttcaacattaagcAGAATTAACTCATAAATCTATACACAATCAATAACAACTTAACATAAAACCTTGTTTATTCCATGAATGAATTTGTGAAAAGTGCATGTAAAACTTGTTGGGACTCGGGTTTTCCAAAGAGTGGATTCATTTGATTCTCTCTACCTCCATCTAGAGCTTGGGTTGGGTGTGTTGGCATCCTTGCAGCTGAAAGGatttaacaacattaaaatttcattttcatatctcagcaaatattcaattttttccccattaataataatatgtcaTTTTGTTTATTCCAGGATGAGGGCAATAGCACATTGTTTTTATGTCTAAAAGACTCTGTAACCTAAGTCTTAAGGCATTAAATCTGCAGTCTAAACTTACTTTGTGAGATGGTCCACCAGCTCTGCcattcttctgtggttttccgaCTCCTCCACATCTATGCCATTGTCTGTTCCTCTGTGTACCTTGGTTTAAAGTGAACCCTTGTCTAGTCAACTCAGACTCATCACCCTACTGTAGAAgataaaatgaatgtttattgtacTACATAATGATTGCAAACATTGTAAAAAGTGCAAAAAGTTACCCACTCTGTTTTCTCCATTATGACCAGGGAACACTGGATCTTGTCCAAATGGAGAGCCAATATATGGATCTTGTGCATGTAGCTCAGATCCATCTTTATACAATGGGCCCACTGAATCTGTCTGTAGTGAGTGTCAAttgaaatattttgatttaaaactaCCTACATTTTAGAGTTATACATAAagttaatgtaaaaacaaaaaacaaaacataacaaaacaaaacaaaacaaaaaaacatacaaaacctgGACGCCCAAAATTCTTCTCCTATCTGGGTCTGATTGGAGCTCTGCCACCTGGTCGAGGTACATTTACTCCTCCATCTTCTGAACCTGAGAAATATTTCGGTCCATTCACTGGGCTAACTTGATCCCAGTGGTCTCTGTCTgggctaataaaaaaaataataattaatgcatTCAAAATTTATAAGACCAGCACTGACAATAATATACATGTAAAGCAGTGTGAAATTCCACCATGGTACAAATAAACAGTGAAATGCTGATGTACTGTATACCCAAAATATCTGTCAGAATGCTGCTACTCACTTGAGCTGCCACTGCAACACATGATAATGCCACTAGAAACCACATTGCTTCTTTAAAATCTGTACAATTTTCagcaaataaatttaattttgctTTCCGAAAAATTTGTCACGCTGGCCTTGCTTCTCTCTTTATAAAAGGTAGCTGTTGAGCAAATGTCACTGTTGTTGTGACTCTTTTTTCTCGACCAAGGACTAATCATACATAACATAGCATCAACATAACAGAGAGGTGTGGAACATTAGAATAGTTACTACACAAGTATAATTATATCTGAGTCAAATAAATTGTCCACAGATCCATTTGTTGCTGTTTTCAGTGTATTTCGGCAGTTTGTTACCATTAAAACAGTTTTGCTTTTATCGTTTACTGTGTATGATTCCATATTTTGGATGCACAAAGTtttaatttatgaataaaaacatgACCAATACATTTCACATGCCAGACTTTATAGCACCCACAGAAATAATGCAATACAAATCGTAAAAAGGGAAAAGTAAATagatgtatatttataaaaagaaagtaACAAATTAACAACAAATGTGTAACCTAATAAATAAGAATTAAggatatatataagaaaaaataattaatcaaattaaaatcaaattaaaaatcaaattaaatgagAGAAACAATATGAGTGTTGGTGTCTATACAAACCCTGCATGGCAAATATTAAGTTTGGTCTCAAATGTTTGCAAACTTAGATAACTGAAGATGTTCTGGTGAAATGTTATTTCATTTATCATGATTTACTTGATTGATAATGACTGAAATATTCTGGTAACAACtggacaattattattatttgttgttattgATGACAAATCCTGAAGAGATTTTGAATTGAGGCTCATTATACGACACACACTGTATTAGCAAAGCTCATGCTGAAATTAACAATTGAAGAAATCAATAGTTAATACAACTTAACACAAATAAACAATGAATTCTATAATTTCAGTTTTTTAGTGCTTTGATTACTAAACTCACTACCCTTAAATCCACCTGCTTAAACCATAACTCAATGCacaatactatttaaaatatataacaaacctaagaagaaaaaaaaactataaatatgtatcagatattttacttttttttaagtattccaaTTCCTTTTGACATTCTATATATTTTTGATGATATCTAGAATGACACAGATATAAGGAAAGTTATAATTTATTTGAGAAGAATCCCAGTAACATCCAGCCCTAAGGTGtgtcttgattttttttgttttgtttatgtgttGCATAAACTCAGTATGTTTACAATTAATATACCATAAGAGAGGCAACAATGTGACTCATTTCCCTATTTCTCAATTGCTGAGTAAAATCCACCTTGCTAAATACTAagcattacattattttttttcagtatgtcaTACTTCTGCTGATTGGCCAGTTgcatgttaaaaatgtatatataaagcaTTTATCACTGCTGTATTGATGTCACACAGACAAGTCTCTCATATATTTGGCATAAAGGTAAGAAGAAAAGGTAGACTAACTTAAgagcatttacatttatatttggtcaTTTAGAAGACATTTTTCTCCAACGCGACTTACACACTTTCTCTATTAGATCAGAGCTGCTCTTCCTGAGAACCATGCAATCTTTCCTGATCGTTGCTTGTGTCTTTGGACTCTGCTGTGCCGTGCTAGTGAGTTTCATTCCCTTTTTATTACATGCGCATGTTATGTTTTACTCATTTTTACCACCACACTATTCTGTAACGTAATTTATAACAATGGAAATGAAGTAATGATGGTGATGAAGATGcaacatttattttcctttgtaGGCAGAGGATGGAGAACTTCGAGAGAAGCGCTCATCAAGCAGTTCCTCAGAGGTCAGTTTGAAATCAAAAACTTTTGCAATTGCATAAAATCCTTGAATCAATGAACTGATCATGCTTTAGGCTACATTCTGAACATGTCAAACATGTTTGTCTTCATTTTGAAATCTGTTTTATATAAACTCTTTTCAATAGAAATTTTATATGTTCTTCTACTGATATTTCTACAGAGACAACCTGGAGGATTCTTCAATCCATACCCATTTCAGCGTCCCTATCCCTATCCGTACTTTCCCCCTTACCAGCCTCAGCCTCTGCCTCAGCCTCTGCCTCCAAACAACAATGCTCTCCTCAGCCTCTTGCCATTCATCTTAGCACAGTTGGCATCCACTCCTGCTCCTGCCCCAGCCCCTGCACCAGCCCCTGCACCTGCCCCAGCCCCGGCCCCGGCTCCGGCCCCTGCACCAGCCCCAGCTCCTGCTCCTGCCCCTGGTGGGcgataagtagtagtagtagtaaaactGACGATGTGTCTGATTGACTTGATACCCTTGTTATatcttaaaacaaataaacttagTATCATTGAATCAtacatttgtgtttgtgtcattcgttctcttttaaatgtataggaaaatgtgcaggtttttttttttgttttttttagttgtgtTATTATACCAGAACCTCTCTGGGTCTCTGATAGACTTTTATATGTGGTGTATATTTTTGGGGACTGTTTCTGCAGCTGATAGCGACAAATTATTGACTTTTGTTAATTAGTTTttagtgaatcattgaatcatttacaaaacagatTTGTTTAAAACCACTGAATCATTCAAAGTCAAAATGCCACTACTGTGTGTAACAACAGGTCTTATATGGGTTTAGAGCTGTTTTCATTGATGGAGCAAAAACAGACATGTGATGTGACTGGCAGAAGtgtctaaaatataatttcttaaataCCTGTTTTTTGAACTGTCATTCCAGTAACTGGTTGCttgttcagaaacattaaaacattctaATGGAGGCTTTGACATTTCTGGAACTTACTGTTGTTTAAAAGCAATGATGTAgcctaaacattttaaaattttaaagtgtAGGTCTATCACATAGCAGGACTGAGCTAACATGGATCAGCTTAATGTATGTGACAAGGCAGacatttttaacaattaaaatatagATCTATGCACTTTTTCTGAATTAAAAAGTACATATTTATACAGAGGTGCATGCAAGTTTTGGGACATTTTGAGAATTGGTACATATTAGGCCTAAATTGCTTTTTGAAGTCCACAGACTGCTTTTTTTACTTTTCCACTTAAACCAAACTTGTCAACATTGTCA
Encoded proteins:
- the si:dkey-22i16.7 gene encoding cyclin-dependent kinase inhibitor 1C; amino-acid sequence: MQSFLIVACVFGLCCAVLAEDGELREKRSSSSSSERQPGGFFNPYPFQRPYPYPYFPPYQPQPLPQPLPPNNNALLSLLPFILAQLASTPAPAPAPAPAPAPAPAPAPAPAPAPAPAPAPAPVPAPAPAPAPAPAPAPAPAPIPATAPAPASAPTPIPATPSPPVISTTVRGDGPP
- the LOC132141974 gene encoding amelogenin-like, translated to MKFQVIFSMSGLLSICTCAPIYQPQFGIIASNSNEVLRLNGLTLAGVGPGQGTAFFPPFLIQQQPPQVLNFNPAMQGPFLPPQINQLNPAQLPPLLQEQPIPGIGPNYGIPTQNLPPGFPFFLNNLYPQRNTPVRLIPNQNTGPSIQGQDTMQPMQPVQPMQPMQPMEPVQPMQPMQPMQPVQPMQPIQPIQNRGKSDPKVTSAPDYRGDRPGPGTGEGHPGFPLFEP